ACGCCCATGCAGACGCGTAAAGGCATCCCGGTCTCGCCCGGCGTGGCGATCAGCCGTGCCGTCGTCCTCGACACCGACGAGGAGGCCGTCCCGCGCCGTTCGATGGCCGCCGAGCTGCTACCCGCCGAACACGACCGGCTGGCGAACGCGATCACGGCATCGATGGACGAGCTGCGCGGGCTGCACGCCGAGACCGCCAGCGTCCTGGGCGACCAGCTCGCCGACATCTTCTCGTTCCACCTCGGGATGCTCGCGGACAAGACGCTGACGGCGCGGATGGACGCGGTCATCGACAGCGAGCAGGTCACCGCCGAGTTCGCCGTGTACACCGTGATGCAGGACCTGGCGGACCAGTTCCTGGGCCAGGACAACGCGTTTTTCCGCGAGCGGGTCGTCGATATCTACGACCTCAAGCGTCGGCTGCTGCACCAGCTCGTCGGTGAACGCGCGAGCGTGCTGGACTCGATCGACCAGCCCGCGATCGTCGTTGCCCACGACCTGACGCCCAGCCAGACGGCGTCGCTGGACCGGTCCAAGATCCGCGGGATCGCGATCGACGTCGGCGGGCGGACCAGCCACACCGCCATCCTCGCCCACGCCCTGGGCATCCCCGCCATCGTCGGGCTCAAGGACATCACCCGCCGGGCGACCAACGGCCAGCAGGTCATCATCGACGGCAACCGCGGGCTCGTGCACATCGAGCCCAACGCCGACCAGCTCCTCGAAACCCGGCAGGAAGCCCGCGAACTGCGCGAGCAGGCCAAGCTCCTGCGCAAGCTCCGCAACGAGCCAGCGATCACCACCGACGGTACCGAGATCAAGCTGCTCGCCAACATCGAGTTCCCCGAGGAGATCCCGCAGGCGCTCGACTACGGCGCGACCGGCGTCGGGCTCTACCGCACCGAGTTCCTCTTTATGGGTGCCGACCACGAGCCCACCGAGGAAGAGCAGTACGAGGCCTACGCGACCGCGATCAAGCTGCTCGATGGCCGGCCGCTCACGATCCGCACCCTCGACCTTGGGGCCGACAAAGTCGCCCCCAGCGTCGCCCAGCTCCACGACCACCACGAATACAACCCGTTCCTGGGCTGTCGGTCGATCCGGCTGTGTCTGCAGCACCTGGACCTGTTCCGGACCCAGCTAAGAGCGATTCTGCGGGCCTCGGCTCTCGGACCCATCCAGATTATGTTCCCGCTGATTTCCAACATCATGGAGCTTCGCCAGGCCAAGATGATCCTGGGCGATGTCCGGGAAGACCTCGAAGATCAGGGCTATGAGCTGGGAAACAACGTCCCCATCGGCATGATGATGGAGGTGCCCTCGGCCGCACTACAGGCCACAGCCTTCGCGAAGGAAGTGGATTTTTTCTCGATCGGCACCAACGACCTGATCCAGTACACTGTGGCAGTTGACCGATCAAATGAACGGATCGCCAACCTTTACTCAGGAGCGCACCCCGCGGTGCTCACCCTGGTGAAGGAGATCGTCCGGGCCGCGAATCGGTCGAAGATCGGCGTGAGCCTGTGCGGCGAGATGGGCGGCGAGCCGGAGTTTACGATGCTCCTGCTCGGCTTAGGGCTAAGAACCCTCTCGATCTCCCCGCCAGCGATCCCGGAGATCAAACAGCTGACCAGGACGGTCGGCATCGAGCGCTGCAAGCGCGTCGCCCGGCGAGCCGTCGGGTACGACTCAGACAGGGAGGTCTATAATTACCTGCGTGATGAGATGAACAAACTGATGCCCGGGACGTTCACTGGACGTTCCATGAATTACTGACCCGGGCTGCCCACCGAACACCGCTACCCGACCGATCGCCGCGCGGACCTGCGCTGGCTGAGCGAGCCCGGGGGCCTACAAAAAGGAAGTCTTGAGACTTGAGGCTTGAGACTTGTGTAACCCAGAACCGACACGACACGCGCCACCCGTGGTGCGTAGCGGTCGGCTGAACACACAAGACTCAGGACTCGGGCCCCAAGCCTTAGACAACTGTGCCTACAGAAATGCTGATCAACTTCGTCCCCGGCGAAGAGTGCCGTATCGCTATCGTTGAAGATGGCAAGCTCGAAGAGTACTACCAGGAGCGGGCCTCCGCCGAGAGCCACGTCTCCAACATCTACAAGGGCCGCGTGACGAACACCGAGCCCGCGATCCAGGCCGCGTTTGTCGACTTCGGCCTCGAACGCAACGGCTTTTTGCACATCTCCGACCTCCACCCCAAGTACTTCCCGGGCAAGGACCGCGAGGCATTCGAGAAGGTCGGCAAGAAGACCGCACGCCGCGACCGCCCGCCGATCCAGAAGTGCCTCAAGCGCGGCGACGAAGTCCTCGTCCAGGTCCTCAAGGAAGGCATCGGCACCAAGGGCCCAACACTGACGAGCTACCTGTCGATCCCCGGCCGGTTCCTCGTGATGATGCCCGACATGCAGAAGCTCGGCGTCTCCCGCAAGGTCGACGACGACGAGGCCCGCCGCGCCACCCGCGACATCCTGCAGACCCTCGACCCGCCCAAGGAGTTCGGCTTCATCGTCCGCACCGCGGGCATCGGCCAGACCAAGACCGACCTCAAACGCGACCTCTCGTACCTCCAGCGCCTCTGGAAGAACATCGAGCAGAAACGCAAAAAGAGCAAGCGTACCGGCGAGCTCTACGCCGAGTCCGACCTCGTCATCCGCACGATCCGCGACGTCTTCACCAGCGACATCGACCGCATCGTCGTCGACGACCTCACCGCCGCGCGACGCGCACGCGACTTCCTCCGCGTCGCCAGCCCGCGCACCAAGACGACCGTGCAGTACTACGACGACCCGGTCCCGCTGTTCCACCGCACGGGCGTCGAGCCGCAGATCGACCTGATCAACGCACGCGAAGTCCCGCTGCCCTCGGGCGGCGCGCTCGTCATCGACCAGACCGAGGCCCTCGTCGCCATCGATGTCAACTCCGGGAAGAGCCGGTCGGCACGCGACGCCGAAACCAACGCGTTCAAAACGAACATGGAGGCCGTGGACGA
The sequence above is a segment of the Phycisphaeraceae bacterium D3-23 genome. Coding sequences within it:
- the ptsP gene encoding phosphoenolpyruvate--protein phosphotransferase; amino-acid sequence: MQTRKGIPVSPGVAISRAVVLDTDEEAVPRRSMAAELLPAEHDRLANAITASMDELRGLHAETASVLGDQLADIFSFHLGMLADKTLTARMDAVIDSEQVTAEFAVYTVMQDLADQFLGQDNAFFRERVVDIYDLKRRLLHQLVGERASVLDSIDQPAIVVAHDLTPSQTASLDRSKIRGIAIDVGGRTSHTAILAHALGIPAIVGLKDITRRATNGQQVIIDGNRGLVHIEPNADQLLETRQEARELREQAKLLRKLRNEPAITTDGTEIKLLANIEFPEEIPQALDYGATGVGLYRTEFLFMGADHEPTEEEQYEAYATAIKLLDGRPLTIRTLDLGADKVAPSVAQLHDHHEYNPFLGCRSIRLCLQHLDLFRTQLRAILRASALGPIQIMFPLISNIMELRQAKMILGDVREDLEDQGYELGNNVPIGMMMEVPSAALQATAFAKEVDFFSIGTNDLIQYTVAVDRSNERIANLYSGAHPAVLTLVKEIVRAANRSKIGVSLCGEMGGEPEFTMLLLGLGLRTLSISPPAIPEIKQLTRTVGIERCKRVARRAVGYDSDREVYNYLRDEMNKLMPGTFTGRSMNY